A single region of the Lujinxingia sediminis genome encodes:
- the miaB gene encoding tRNA (N6-isopentenyl adenosine(37)-C2)-methylthiotransferase MiaB, translating to MTSTLNPTQADPNAHNGEVNTMPNVGQRPGKRVFIETYGCQMNLADSELMGGVLSTRGYTAAPNHDEADVILINTCAVRERAEERVFGRLSHLLRYKNERPEVILGVTGCMAERLREVITERAPYVDLVIGPDAYRRLPELLEQCQEVDADPVIDVKLDRAETYTGLTPERRPGISGWVTVQRGCDKFCTFCIVPFVRGRERGVSPEEILTQCRDMAARGYKEVTLLGQTVNSYKHEDTDFADLLEEVVKVEGIERVRFTSPYPTDFTPKLIATMAKHDKICNYLHLPLQSGSDRTLEEMKRLYTSAEFFKLVDDIRAAIPDIAMSTDIIVGFPGETDEDYEETVAALERIRFDFAYLFKYSERDGTYASRKLPDTLDEKTKGRRLAALIERQEAISAEIFQNRIGTTVRVMVEGESRRDAADLCGRSDDFKMTVFPKPEGRELKPGDFVNVRITDATSHTLLGEIVEG from the coding sequence ATGACGAGCACGCTCAATCCGACGCAGGCCGACCCGAACGCGCATAATGGCGAGGTCAATACGATGCCCAACGTGGGGCAGCGCCCCGGCAAGCGGGTGTTTATTGAGACCTACGGCTGCCAGATGAACCTGGCCGACAGCGAACTGATGGGCGGGGTGCTCAGCACCCGGGGGTATACCGCGGCGCCCAACCACGATGAGGCCGATGTGATCCTCATCAACACCTGCGCGGTGCGCGAGCGGGCCGAGGAGCGCGTCTTCGGACGTCTTTCTCATCTTCTGCGCTACAAGAATGAGCGCCCCGAGGTGATCCTGGGTGTGACCGGATGCATGGCCGAGCGCCTGCGCGAGGTCATCACCGAGCGCGCGCCCTATGTGGATCTGGTCATCGGCCCCGACGCCTACCGCCGCCTTCCGGAGCTTTTGGAGCAATGCCAGGAGGTCGACGCCGACCCGGTGATCGATGTGAAGCTCGACCGCGCCGAGACCTACACCGGGCTGACCCCGGAGCGCCGCCCGGGCATCAGTGGCTGGGTCACCGTGCAGCGCGGCTGCGACAAATTCTGCACCTTCTGCATCGTGCCCTTCGTACGCGGTCGTGAGCGTGGCGTCTCCCCCGAGGAGATTCTGACGCAATGCCGCGATATGGCCGCCCGCGGCTACAAAGAGGTCACGCTGCTGGGGCAGACGGTCAACTCGTACAAGCACGAAGACACCGACTTTGCCGACCTGCTCGAAGAGGTCGTGAAGGTCGAGGGCATTGAGCGCGTGCGCTTCACCTCGCCATACCCCACCGACTTTACGCCCAAGCTCATCGCGACGATGGCCAAGCACGATAAGATCTGCAACTACCTGCACCTGCCGCTGCAATCGGGCTCAGATCGCACGCTCGAAGAGATGAAGCGCCTCTACACCAGCGCGGAATTCTTCAAGCTCGTCGACGATATCCGCGCGGCCATTCCCGACATCGCCATGTCGACCGACATCATCGTGGGCTTCCCCGGTGAGACCGACGAAGATTACGAAGAGACGGTAGCCGCGCTGGAGCGCATCCGCTTCGACTTCGCCTACCTCTTCAAGTACTCCGAGCGCGACGGGACCTACGCCTCACGCAAGCTCCCGGACACGCTCGATGAGAAGACCAAAGGTCGCCGCCTGGCCGCGCTCATTGAGCGTCAGGAGGCCATCAGCGCCGAGATCTTCCAGAATCGCATCGGCACGACCGTGCGGGTGATGGTCGAGGGCGAGAGCCGCCGGGATGCGGCGGACCTCTGCGGGCGAAGCGATGATTTTAAGATGACGGTCTTCCCCAAACCCGAAGGTCGCGAATTGAAGCCCGGCGACTTTGTGAACGTGCGCATCACCGATGCCACCAGCCACACCCTCCTTGGCGAGATCGTCGAGGGATAA